In Sinorhizobium numidicum, the following proteins share a genomic window:
- a CDS encoding MASE1 domain-containing protein: protein MTCVWSHRPQSLHLGLFIAAYVLGSGFAQSLAIVPGTGISIWPPGGLFMATLILASRHSWPWWVLGGLLAELFSNFLWFHSPLPAAVLIYAGNALEAAAGAWLVIRISGRPVRLETLPEVLAFVVLGAGIAPVISATVGSATLAWFGIQSQSFTTAWPLWWIGDATGVLIVAPLALVVLQNWRGKAQLSAAQWMEACVLGLIFLGVAALSLSGYLPFAYIIMPPLLWAAVRFEFKGAAVSLTLLALITAVFTISGASQFAGDPESQKHKQVMLQLFLAVSAFSALIVAAISRQHQLAVLTLRQSVEALRDRERELSQLVDMVPSLLWRLSPEGEPTFFNQRLINFLGLDMADADKPGMSRLAAIIEAAVHPDDAASLREALNHSFVTGERFSKTYRLRRADGVYRWVEGSAEPLRDESGRILQWYGLSHDIDDQLRVEEALRRSERQLQQLIDTVPVQIWCITPGGEPAYINKTMMDYIGLKLEDFDAQQGLAGAIQTIVHPDDRIPLQRALNHSFSTGEAFELKFRNRRSDGSYRWTEGRAEPLRDESGRIIRWFGANVDIHDFVTSQEALQERERFLWELVETLPAMIDCAAPNGEPVYRSQQLREFLGYELEELDGTGKSRLAGTLDAGVHPDDVAGVKERYAHSLSTGEPYARKHRLRRFDGEYRWVNTRAAAMRNAEGAIVQWNVICLDIDGEVRAQEELRLAQESLARASQAASLAELSASIAHEVNQPLAAVVANSHACQRWLTAEPPNLERAQKTVERIIRDANAAAAVVSRIRALFKQSVETRHATTLDSVIAEARDLTAEEAARRRVRMDVDVESNLPPVALDRVQIQQVLVNLIRNGMEAMDTITTDRVLRIRARRMGNAVETEISDRGRGVESPDKIFEPFFSTKEHGMGMGLAICRSIVESHGGRLWAEKNQPHGATFVFTLPVEVKASP from the coding sequence ATGACATGCGTGTGGTCGCACCGCCCCCAATCCTTGCATCTGGGACTTTTTATTGCGGCCTATGTTCTGGGCAGCGGATTCGCTCAGTCGCTCGCAATCGTACCCGGAACAGGTATTTCCATTTGGCCTCCAGGCGGGCTTTTCATGGCTACGCTTATCCTCGCTTCCCGGCACAGCTGGCCGTGGTGGGTGCTGGGGGGCCTTCTGGCGGAACTGTTTAGCAATTTCCTGTGGTTCCATAGTCCGTTGCCTGCCGCCGTCCTGATCTATGCCGGCAACGCTCTTGAAGCGGCGGCCGGCGCATGGCTGGTGATCCGGATCTCCGGCCGGCCGGTGCGGCTGGAAACCTTGCCGGAAGTTCTCGCATTCGTCGTACTGGGCGCTGGAATTGCGCCAGTCATAAGCGCTACGGTGGGAAGCGCGACACTTGCGTGGTTTGGCATACAATCGCAATCCTTCACAACTGCCTGGCCTCTATGGTGGATCGGAGACGCCACCGGAGTCTTGATCGTAGCGCCACTGGCGCTGGTCGTGTTGCAGAACTGGCGCGGCAAGGCCCAGCTCTCGGCCGCGCAATGGATGGAAGCTTGTGTCCTGGGGCTGATCTTTCTTGGCGTCGCTGCCCTTTCCTTGAGCGGTTACCTGCCCTTCGCCTACATCATCATGCCGCCTCTTCTTTGGGCCGCAGTGCGCTTTGAGTTCAAAGGCGCCGCCGTCAGCTTGACCCTCCTCGCTCTGATCACGGCAGTATTCACGATATCCGGCGCCAGCCAATTTGCCGGCGATCCTGAGTCCCAGAAGCATAAGCAGGTCATGCTGCAGCTTTTTCTGGCCGTCTCGGCATTTTCGGCGCTCATCGTGGCCGCCATATCCCGGCAGCACCAGCTGGCGGTGCTCACATTGCGCCAAAGCGTGGAGGCGTTGCGCGACCGGGAGCGGGAACTGTCGCAGCTCGTGGATATGGTTCCGAGCCTGCTCTGGCGGTTGAGTCCGGAGGGCGAGCCGACCTTCTTCAACCAGCGCCTGATAAATTTTCTCGGCCTGGACATGGCAGATGCAGACAAGCCGGGCATGAGCCGGCTGGCGGCCATCATAGAAGCCGCCGTCCATCCCGATGATGCGGCCAGCCTTAGGGAAGCGCTCAACCATTCTTTCGTCACCGGCGAACGCTTCTCCAAGACGTATCGCCTGCGGCGTGCGGATGGCGTCTACCGCTGGGTGGAAGGCAGTGCGGAGCCGCTGCGCGATGAGAGCGGGCGCATCCTCCAATGGTACGGCCTCTCGCATGACATCGACGATCAGCTGCGCGTTGAGGAGGCGCTGCGACGCAGCGAGCGGCAGCTTCAGCAACTCATTGACACCGTGCCGGTGCAGATCTGGTGCATCACGCCTGGCGGTGAACCGGCATACATCAACAAAACGATGATGGACTATATCGGCCTGAAGCTGGAGGATTTTGATGCCCAGCAAGGATTAGCCGGAGCAATTCAGACCATCGTCCATCCTGACGACAGGATCCCTTTGCAGCGCGCCCTAAACCACTCCTTCAGCACGGGTGAAGCGTTCGAGTTGAAATTTCGCAACCGCCGATCGGATGGTTCATACCGCTGGACAGAGGGGCGTGCTGAACCACTCCGTGACGAGAGCGGCCGCATCATCCGGTGGTTCGGCGCCAACGTCGATATCCATGATTTCGTGACTTCTCAGGAAGCGCTGCAAGAGCGGGAGCGCTTCCTCTGGGAGCTCGTTGAAACGCTGCCGGCAATGATCGATTGCGCCGCACCGAATGGCGAGCCGGTCTATCGCAGCCAGCAGCTTCGCGAATTCCTCGGGTATGAGCTTGAAGAATTGGACGGCACCGGAAAGTCCCGGCTGGCCGGCACACTCGATGCCGGTGTTCATCCCGACGACGTGGCGGGTGTCAAAGAGAGATATGCCCATTCGTTGTCTACCGGCGAGCCGTATGCTCGGAAGCACCGTCTGCGGCGCTTCGATGGCGAATATCGCTGGGTCAATACGCGCGCCGCGGCGATGCGCAACGCCGAAGGCGCCATCGTGCAGTGGAACGTCATCTGCCTGGACATCGACGGTGAGGTTCGGGCGCAAGAAGAGCTGCGTCTGGCGCAAGAGAGCCTTGCGCGTGCGAGTCAGGCGGCGAGCCTTGCTGAGCTTTCGGCTTCTATAGCGCACGAGGTGAACCAGCCGTTAGCGGCCGTCGTGGCGAACTCGCACGCCTGCCAGCGCTGGCTCACGGCTGAACCGCCAAATCTCGAGCGCGCGCAAAAGACGGTGGAGCGCATCATTCGTGACGCAAACGCCGCCGCCGCCGTCGTGAGCCGCATCCGCGCCTTGTTCAAGCAGTCGGTCGAGACGAGGCATGCCACGACACTGGACAGTGTCATCGCGGAGGCGCGTGACCTCACGGCTGAGGAGGCGGCGCGGCGGCGCGTCCGTATGGATGTTGATGTCGAAAGCAACCTTCCGCCTGTCGCGCTCGATCGCGTCCAGATCCAGCAGGTTCTCGTCAATCTTATTCGCAACGGCATGGAGGCCATGGACACCATTACGACTGACAGAGTTCTTCGGATCCGCGCGCGGCGGATGGGGAACGCGGTCGAGACCGAGATCAGTGATCGCGGCCGGGGCGTCGAATCTCCTGACAAGATCTTCGAGCCGTTCTTTTCGACGAAAGAGCACGGGATGGGCATGGGGCTCGCCATCTGCCGCTCGATTGTCGAGTCGCACGGCGGACGGCTGTGGGCGGAGAAGAACCAACCGCATGGAGCGACCTTCGTCTTCACATTACCCGTTGAAGTGAAAGCATCGCCATGA
- a CDS encoding alpha/beta hydrolase encodes MSFDASNLRLRMFATLFFLLPCILVPAACSSGRGLVGELPAGTETAASHIKQDNSLDLLYVTDRVPAASANGELAYSSFRGRSMSFGSVTLARDRSRFDDGSAGQPDASLQVSRTTKLGEFPQSPYPIELTPQGPRRVPETVDAHMRAAAGLQAEVTRRLAMAERKEVVIFVHGYNNSFDDAAKATGKICNALSAEFVCVSLSWPAGGSGGAFYGYNIDRESGEFAVADVKKAIRIISATEAIKRLHLIAHSRGADVLLSALQQLGMEAYTTRSSPTERYKISNVVLFAPDIDLDVATARLFGFVSDPDAPFGANATPYGLLPPIGSLHLTVYSSPNDQALALSSGLFGSVVRLGRLTSASISSKEAGSNALWKNSQLSGIADFIEYKGRAGFAGHSYFLSDPAVQKDLVALLRDRLKAGGPGRPLVEIKRPFWSVLSRNSKLSH; translated from the coding sequence ATGAGCTTTGACGCATCCAATCTGCGATTGCGGATGTTCGCCACTTTATTTTTCTTATTACCATGCATTCTCGTCCCTGCGGCCTGCTCAAGTGGAAGAGGCCTAGTCGGCGAATTGCCGGCTGGGACAGAAACTGCTGCTTCTCACATTAAACAGGATAACTCCCTCGATCTACTTTACGTCACTGATCGGGTGCCTGCCGCCTCGGCTAATGGCGAACTCGCCTACAGCTCGTTTCGGGGTCGTTCAATGAGCTTCGGTTCAGTTACGCTTGCTCGCGATCGGTCGCGCTTTGACGATGGGTCGGCTGGGCAGCCTGACGCGTCGCTACAGGTTTCACGCACGACCAAACTCGGAGAATTTCCGCAGTCGCCATACCCGATTGAACTCACGCCTCAGGGGCCTCGTCGGGTACCCGAAACTGTAGATGCCCATATGCGGGCAGCCGCGGGGTTGCAGGCTGAGGTGACCCGGCGCCTTGCGATGGCGGAACGCAAAGAAGTGGTCATTTTTGTTCATGGCTATAACAATAGTTTCGACGATGCCGCCAAAGCCACCGGCAAGATATGCAATGCCCTTTCTGCAGAGTTTGTGTGCGTATCGCTCTCGTGGCCAGCGGGCGGATCGGGCGGCGCTTTCTACGGTTACAATATCGACCGTGAGTCCGGCGAGTTCGCAGTAGCGGATGTGAAGAAGGCTATTCGTATCATTTCCGCAACCGAAGCTATCAAACGTCTCCACCTCATCGCGCACAGTCGCGGCGCAGACGTGCTATTATCCGCCCTTCAGCAACTGGGAATGGAGGCCTACACCACCCGGTCTTCTCCTACCGAGCGCTACAAAATCAGCAATGTCGTGCTGTTCGCTCCTGACATCGATCTCGATGTTGCCACAGCAAGATTGTTCGGATTCGTGTCTGATCCCGATGCGCCCTTCGGAGCAAACGCAACCCCCTACGGCCTTTTGCCGCCCATAGGCTCGCTGCATCTGACAGTATATTCATCCCCCAATGACCAGGCGCTTGCCCTTTCAAGCGGGCTGTTCGGAAGCGTAGTGCGGCTCGGGCGATTAACCAGCGCCAGCATCAGCTCCAAGGAGGCGGGCTCGAATGCGCTCTGGAAGAATTCGCAGTTATCCGGTATCGCCGACTTTATCGAATACAAGGGAAGAGCGGGCTTTGCGGGTCATAGCTATTTCTTGTCCGACCCGGCGGTTCAAAAAGATCTAGTTGCTCTACTTAGGGACCGGCTCAAGGCCGGTGGTCCCGGTCGGCCACTGGTCGAAATCAAACGTCCATTTTGGAGCGTGCTCAGCCGCAATAGTAAGCTATCTCACTGA
- a CDS encoding carboxymuconolactone decarboxylase family protein — MQPRQNNYFKLAEPGFKHVFALESALKNGPLEPKLLHLVKLRASQINSCVFCIHLHTTEALKDGEDPMRLYLLTGWREATLYSSRERAALAWTEALTNLAQTGAPDDDWGLVEAAFTAEERSWLSLAIGAINLWNRLQVGFRATHPA, encoded by the coding sequence ATGCAACCTCGTCAAAATAATTACTTCAAACTTGCTGAACCGGGCTTTAAACACGTCTTCGCGCTGGAGAGCGCTCTTAAAAATGGTCCGCTAGAGCCAAAGCTGCTGCACCTTGTCAAGCTGCGCGCCTCACAGATCAATTCGTGTGTGTTCTGCATTCATTTACACACCACAGAAGCTTTGAAAGACGGGGAAGATCCCATGCGCCTCTATTTGTTGACCGGGTGGCGCGAGGCAACGCTTTACTCGTCGCGTGAGCGCGCTGCTCTTGCCTGGACTGAGGCGCTAACCAACCTCGCGCAAACTGGTGCCCCCGACGATGATTGGGGGCTGGTTGAGGCTGCATTTACGGCAGAAGAACGGTCTTGGTTGTCTCTTGCAATCGGTGCGATCAATCTTTGGAATCGGCTTCAGGTAGGTTTCAGGGCTACACATCCTGCTTAA
- a CDS encoding cupin domain-containing protein, protein MKSIPLMVLLSATVGFGTLSVAAEDGAKVTPLMTKDLPDYPGKEGLMLSVEYQPGGSSPIHRHDANAFVYVLEGAIVMQVKGGEEVTVAAGETYYENPSDIHLISRNASKTNSAKFIVVLLKKKDTPAVIPLE, encoded by the coding sequence ATGAAGTCTATCCCCCTCATGGTGCTCTTGTCGGCCACGGTCGGCTTTGGCACCTTGTCAGTTGCAGCTGAAGACGGCGCAAAGGTCACACCATTGATGACCAAGGATCTGCCAGACTATCCGGGCAAGGAAGGGCTCATGCTGTCGGTAGAATATCAGCCAGGCGGCTCCTCGCCTATCCACCGCCACGATGCCAACGCATTCGTGTACGTCCTGGAGGGCGCGATCGTGATGCAGGTTAAGGGCGGCGAAGAAGTCACCGTTGCTGCAGGAGAAACCTACTACGAGAACCCCTCCGACATTCACCTCATTAGCCGCAATGCGAGCAAGACGAATTCCGCCAAATTCATAGTAGTACTGCTCAAGAAGAAGGATACGCCGGCCGTTATCCCGCTGGAGTGA
- a CDS encoding SDR family oxidoreductase produces MKIVVIGGTGLIGTKVVNILQQNGHQALAATPATGVDTISGKGLSEALEGAEVVVDVSNSPSFESDAAMAFFKTAGENISAAEANAGVKHHVALSVVGTQRLQDSGYFRAKLAQESKIKASAIPYTLVRATQFFEFIRGIAQSGTSGDTVRLSHAPFQPMAAQDVAAAVACAALGAPVNGTLEVAGPEILRLDEVIAKVLDADRDPRKVVTDSEAPYFGVRLNNPSLLPDGEARYGATTFGWWLVNVRRLPKDRLAKPVGAERWDPMGVC; encoded by the coding sequence ATGAAGATCGTAGTGATTGGCGGAACAGGCCTAATAGGCACGAAAGTCGTCAACATTCTGCAGCAGAATGGTCATCAGGCTCTCGCGGCAACGCCGGCTACGGGCGTTGATACTATCTCCGGTAAAGGTTTGTCGGAGGCGCTCGAGGGAGCCGAGGTCGTAGTAGACGTCTCGAACTCCCCGTCATTTGAGAGCGATGCCGCAATGGCCTTCTTCAAGACTGCGGGTGAAAATATAAGTGCGGCCGAGGCGAATGCCGGCGTTAAGCACCACGTCGCACTGTCCGTAGTGGGCACTCAAAGGCTCCAGGACTCCGGCTATTTCCGGGCAAAGCTTGCTCAGGAGAGTAAAATCAAGGCTTCAGCAATTCCCTACACTCTAGTCAGAGCGACCCAGTTCTTTGAGTTTATCCGCGGCATTGCCCAATCCGGCACGAGTGGAGATACCGTTCGTCTGTCGCATGCGCCATTTCAACCGATGGCGGCCCAGGATGTCGCTGCAGCAGTTGCGTGTGCGGCCCTTGGCGCTCCCGTCAATGGCACACTAGAAGTAGCTGGTCCGGAGATTCTCCGCTTAGACGAAGTGATAGCTAAAGTACTCGATGCCGATCGCGATCCACGCAAGGTGGTTACCGATTCTGAGGCACCCTATTTCGGTGTTCGATTGAACAATCCATCGCTGCTGCCTGATGGCGAAGCACGATACGGCGCGACTACGTTCGGCTGGTGGCTGGTTAACGTCCGCCGCCTCCCCAAAGATAGGCTTGCAAAACCCGTGGGGGCTGAGCGTTGGGATCCGATGGGCGTGTGCTGA
- a CDS encoding mechanosensitive ion channel family protein has product MVSVTYNTDLDVVKCTVKEVGKQLLTDEEIAPSIMETLKMQGVEQFGDFAIQIRMKIMTKPGEQAVIRRRAYALIKKAFDAQGIKFAVPTVSVAGGGDASSAVAQKGLDLIKPPPQTEQAALDA; this is encoded by the coding sequence ATGGTGAGCGTCACCTACAATACCGACTTGGACGTCGTAAAATGTACCGTTAAGGAGGTTGGCAAGCAGCTGCTGACAGATGAGGAAATCGCGCCGAGCATCATGGAAACATTGAAGATGCAGGGCGTCGAGCAGTTTGGCGATTTCGCTATTCAGATTCGCATGAAGATCATGACAAAGCCGGGCGAGCAGGCGGTGATCCGTCGCCGTGCCTATGCTTTGATCAAGAAGGCCTTCGATGCCCAAGGGATCAAATTTGCCGTTCCGACTGTCTCCGTCGCCGGCGGCGGGGACGCAAGCAGCGCGGTCGCGCAGAAGGGGCTTGATCTCATCAAACCACCGCCGCAGACCGAGCAAGCAGCCTTAGATGCCTAG
- a CDS encoding mechanosensitive ion channel domain-containing protein encodes MSISTSQTERNPVEQPTSVAAPPPEDLRHLVDILQRPDIQAWLQSQTGNRPVEEQSSAEAANAREIIVGRLNAVRSFVHDMATAIPTLPAELNRARLALMTEMREQGSFAAILPLVFFATLGFGLEWRYWHAASGFRKRMIATHLDTIDDRLRAAGLRILYGQGVLLAFAVGSIGAFLLFDWPPLLQHTVLAYLLVFLAARLTLVVGRIVLAPGAERFRLMPMATVTARFWFFWSAVLVGFFAFGHFTYQLLPMLGVGHETTYIVALASGLVLFGLALVALWRCPTFDGVDMVSRRHRVSTVLSTLYIVANWLVALSGVAATFYIGVVLLVLPIAISCVRLSIDHIMRPPGTMAADEGAPSLTGAALERGLRALLLIGGAYLIASLLGLDLGTLAARDTMAIRLIRGLLNAFVVILLADFTWRMTSAWIDRKLMQTAGDAVDPDELRRSVRLRTLLPVLRNVLFVVLLAMAILMALSSLGVEIGPLIAGAGVVGLAVGFGAQTLVKDIISGMLTRSW; translated from the coding sequence GTGTCAATCAGCACTTCCCAAACGGAACGCAATCCGGTCGAGCAGCCGACATCCGTTGCTGCGCCACCTCCGGAAGATTTGCGACATCTTGTCGACATCTTGCAACGCCCCGACATTCAAGCATGGCTTCAGTCTCAAACGGGGAACCGCCCGGTCGAAGAGCAAAGTTCGGCCGAAGCCGCCAACGCCCGCGAGATCATCGTTGGCCGGTTGAATGCAGTGCGCTCCTTCGTTCACGACATGGCGACCGCCATTCCGACACTGCCCGCCGAACTCAATCGAGCGCGTCTCGCATTGATGACCGAGATGAGGGAACAGGGATCCTTCGCCGCCATTCTGCCGCTGGTCTTTTTTGCGACGCTGGGCTTCGGCCTGGAGTGGCGCTATTGGCACGCCGCATCTGGCTTCCGCAAACGGATGATCGCGACACATCTGGATACCATCGACGACCGGTTGCGCGCTGCGGGATTGCGTATCCTCTACGGCCAGGGCGTCCTTCTGGCCTTTGCAGTCGGAAGTATTGGCGCCTTCCTGCTGTTCGACTGGCCACCGTTACTGCAGCACACCGTCCTCGCTTATCTTCTCGTGTTCCTGGCCGCGCGTTTGACATTGGTTGTGGGGCGGATCGTGCTTGCTCCCGGCGCTGAACGGTTTCGGCTGATGCCGATGGCGACAGTCACCGCTCGCTTCTGGTTTTTCTGGTCGGCAGTATTGGTTGGCTTCTTCGCATTTGGGCACTTCACCTATCAGCTGTTGCCGATGCTCGGAGTAGGACACGAGACCACCTACATTGTTGCACTTGCATCGGGCTTGGTCTTGTTCGGTCTGGCCCTCGTCGCACTTTGGCGCTGTCCAACATTCGACGGTGTCGATATGGTGAGCCGCCGACACCGCGTCAGTACCGTGCTAAGTACGCTCTATATAGTCGCCAACTGGTTGGTCGCGTTGTCCGGCGTTGCCGCCACGTTTTACATTGGGGTTGTACTTCTGGTTTTGCCGATTGCGATTTCCTGCGTAAGGCTCTCAATAGACCATATTATGCGTCCGCCGGGCACGATGGCCGCGGATGAAGGTGCTCCTTCGCTCACCGGCGCAGCATTGGAACGCGGTCTCCGCGCTCTGCTGCTGATCGGAGGCGCTTACCTCATTGCATCGCTGCTTGGACTCGACTTAGGCACACTGGCGGCCAGGGACACCATGGCGATCCGTTTGATTCGAGGGCTCCTCAATGCCTTTGTCGTCATTCTGCTGGCCGATTTTACATGGCGGATGACGAGTGCATGGATAGATCGCAAGCTGATGCAGACAGCTGGCGACGCGGTCGACCCCGACGAGTTGCGAAGAAGTGTTAGGCTTCGCACATTACTTCCGGTCCTTCGCAACGTATTGTTTGTTGTGCTGCTCGCAATGGCCATACTGATGGCGCTTTCCAGTCTGGGCGTGGAGATTGGTCCGCTTATCGCCGGTGCAGGTGTCGTTGGGCTTGCCGTTGGCTTCGGTGCCCAGACGCTGGTCAAGGACATTATCTCCGGAATGTTGACAAGATCATGGTGA
- a CDS encoding DHA2 family efflux MFS transporter permease subunit — MTTTVTITRRRHRSTPGSFLVAGIVLATLTEAIASTVLSLGRGDIIGDTYATPDEFAWLDIGYTALKLIGFMAASSLMNRIDPRRLIVGSTLTMGLACGIAAITARLDLLVALRMIQGFAGGTLLVAGQAMIFLAYPRSHQPLLQALFAMGSVVAPATIAPALQGWLLDSQSWTWIFFSIVPLALAAAGLLLIADGPMPARTAHRPFDWIGFSLIAVTLFCFTYVFSQGSRWDWFEEPLILWLTVIGAATLLAFLGQQVLAKGEGLLDFTLFKSEDFSFAFIVSFVAGAALFGSAFLIPAFAVSVLAFTPTDAGLLLLPSGALFIGTLLIAAFLMQVRRVPPVATVPFGILMIMVAMWMLSGSTSESGADDMMAAILLRGLGLGFLFLSITLIAFSNLNSRNLASGIGLFNTGRQLGGLIGVAALQTLIDHNVVANVAVLGANVTAGRPAVIDRLTTTTAMLTARGMDAAAAGRAAASLLGRVITGQSTVIAFDTAFNAVALLFVIAAPVLVAIKIGLSRYAKMRAARLLKTKEP; from the coding sequence ATGACCACGACCGTCACCATCACGCGGAGGCGCCACAGATCGACGCCCGGATCCTTTCTAGTCGCGGGCATCGTGCTCGCCACACTGACAGAAGCGATCGCCAGCACCGTCCTGTCGCTCGGGCGCGGCGACATCATCGGCGACACATACGCAACGCCTGATGAGTTCGCGTGGCTGGATATCGGCTACACCGCGCTCAAGCTCATCGGCTTCATGGCCGCCTCGTCGCTGATGAACCGTATCGATCCGCGCCGCCTGATCGTCGGCTCGACCCTCACCATGGGCCTGGCGTGCGGCATTGCCGCCATAACGGCTCGCTTGGACCTGCTGGTCGCGCTTCGAATGATTCAGGGCTTCGCCGGCGGCACCCTGCTTGTCGCCGGCCAGGCGATGATTTTTCTCGCCTATCCGCGATCCCACCAGCCGCTCCTTCAGGCTCTGTTTGCGATGGGGTCCGTTGTCGCCCCCGCGACGATTGCGCCCGCCCTTCAGGGGTGGTTGCTCGATAGCCAATCCTGGACATGGATCTTCTTCAGCATTGTTCCGCTGGCGCTGGCGGCTGCCGGACTTCTGCTGATCGCAGACGGCCCGATGCCCGCCAGGACCGCGCACCGTCCATTTGATTGGATCGGCTTCTCGCTGATCGCCGTCACACTTTTCTGCTTCACCTACGTCTTCAGCCAGGGCAGCCGCTGGGACTGGTTCGAGGAACCTCTTATCCTCTGGCTGACAGTGATCGGTGCAGCCACGCTGCTGGCCTTTCTCGGCCAACAAGTGTTGGCCAAAGGCGAGGGCCTGCTCGACTTCACCCTGTTCAAATCGGAGGATTTTTCCTTCGCCTTCATCGTCAGTTTTGTCGCCGGCGCCGCCTTGTTCGGAAGCGCGTTCCTGATTCCGGCCTTTGCCGTGTCCGTCCTCGCGTTCACGCCGACCGATGCCGGCCTGCTCCTGTTGCCGAGTGGCGCGCTTTTCATCGGCACGCTCCTCATTGCCGCCTTCCTCATGCAGGTCCGCCGCGTTCCTCCGGTCGCCACGGTGCCCTTTGGCATCCTGATGATCATGGTTGCGATGTGGATGCTCTCCGGATCGACCAGCGAGAGCGGCGCGGACGACATGATGGCAGCAATCCTGTTGCGTGGCTTGGGCCTGGGTTTCCTGTTTCTATCGATCACTCTGATCGCTTTCAGCAACCTCAACAGCCGAAATCTCGCGTCCGGAATCGGCCTCTTCAATACCGGTCGCCAGCTTGGTGGTCTGATCGGAGTCGCCGCACTCCAGACACTGATCGACCACAACGTCGTCGCCAATGTCGCGGTCCTCGGCGCGAACGTCACCGCAGGACGGCCCGCGGTCATCGACCGGCTGACGACGACGACCGCCATGCTGACGGCGAGAGGAATGGACGCCGCGGCCGCTGGTCGAGCAGCGGCGAGCCTGCTCGGCCGGGTCATCACAGGTCAGTCCACGGTGATCGCCTTCGACACGGCGTTCAATGCAGTCGCCCTGCTTTTTGTCATCGCCGCGCCCGTGCTGGTCGCCATTAAGATCGGACTCTCCCGGTACGCGAAAATGCGCGCTGCGCGGTTGCTCAAGACGAAGGAACCCTAA
- a CDS encoding HlyD family secretion protein, translating to MAELNKIVGLLLCLGAVVVVAGGWAWARPGGVASTDNAYVRGDVTSLAPKVAGYVTAVEVQDNQAVRAGDVLFRIDDRDYRARLAQAVANVEAAQARLTNVDAETELQHALIRQAEAQRRSAVAEVNLATKAASRHRELIRSNTISQAIVDESDAARSRAEAGVAAAAATLEAQQQRIAVLAAQRAAAVAAVAQAEAARDLAQIDLENTVVRAPVDGVIGNRQVRIGRFVAPGASLLDIVPVNNVWVVANFKETQLEHIRPGQRVRISIDGYPNGALEGVVDSSSPGSGSAFSLLPADNATGNFVRVVQRVPVKIRFANNPLAGRLVPGLSARVEVDLRSGS from the coding sequence GTGGCTGAGCTCAACAAGATCGTCGGCTTGCTGCTCTGCCTCGGCGCGGTGGTGGTCGTAGCCGGCGGATGGGCCTGGGCTCGTCCGGGCGGCGTCGCGTCGACCGACAATGCCTATGTCCGCGGGGATGTCACTTCGCTTGCCCCGAAGGTCGCCGGCTATGTCACGGCGGTAGAGGTTCAGGACAACCAAGCCGTGCGGGCGGGTGACGTCCTGTTCCGGATCGACGATCGTGACTACCGCGCACGGCTTGCGCAGGCGGTCGCCAATGTCGAAGCGGCCCAGGCTCGGCTCACCAATGTCGATGCGGAGACGGAGCTTCAGCATGCGCTCATTCGGCAGGCCGAAGCGCAGAGACGTTCGGCCGTGGCCGAGGTGAATCTGGCGACCAAAGCCGCCAGCCGCCACCGTGAACTCATCCGCAGCAACACCATCAGCCAGGCTATTGTCGATGAAAGCGACGCGGCACGGTCGAGAGCCGAAGCGGGCGTGGCGGCGGCAGCGGCAACGCTGGAGGCGCAGCAGCAGCGCATCGCCGTCCTTGCCGCTCAGCGTGCAGCTGCCGTTGCCGCGGTGGCGCAGGCAGAGGCCGCGCGCGATCTCGCCCAAATCGATCTGGAGAATACCGTGGTACGCGCCCCTGTCGACGGCGTTATCGGCAACCGGCAGGTCCGCATCGGCCGATTTGTTGCGCCGGGCGCCTCCTTGCTCGATATCGTTCCGGTCAACAATGTCTGGGTCGTGGCGAATTTCAAGGAAACCCAGCTCGAACATATCCGGCCCGGTCAGCGCGTCCGCATCAGCATCGACGGCTATCCGAACGGGGCGCTTGAAGGTGTGGTTGACAGCTCTTCGCCCGGCAGCGGCTCTGCCTTCAGCTTGCTGCCAGCGGACAATGCGACGGGGAACTTCGTTCGCGTCGTCCAGCGTGTGCCGGTGAAGATCCGGTTTGCCAACAATCCGTTGGCCGGCCGCCTCGTGCCCGGCCTGTCCGCGCGTGTCGAGGTTGATCTGAGGAGCGGCTCATGA